The Pagrus major chromosome 17, Pma_NU_1.0 genome includes a region encoding these proteins:
- the erfl3 gene encoding ETS domain-containing transcription factor ERF → MKTPGDSGFAFPDWAYKPESSPGSRQIQLWHFILELLRKEEYHDVIAWQGDYGEFVIKDPDEVARLWGARKCKPQMNYDKLSRALRYYYNKRILHKTKGKRFTYKFNFNKLVLVNYPFIDMGSTGSSVPQSAPPVPTGAGTHFRFPPSTPSEVLSPNEDLRSPGGMFSSVARRMARGSVSDCSDGTSVNSEIEEGNTGAGEDRGERGVSGAGERGPGGGVGYRSIIHPRLSHETLFRMYGGAGNPPGHPGSRGPTGHRIHPEPLSPFPVSPLPGPGGAGLLAPPLSPALSMTPTSHLPYTPSPTLSPMLGSHFSFNPEDMKRYLQAHTQSVYNYGLSPRAFLQYPNIVIPQPHRPAADKAGLAERGERAERAATAGGGERGGERHHHPPLGHSAHHHPHPPHSAHPHPHSHPMHHPLHLGEEPPHMSPFKFKLQPPPLGRKQRDSQSQSKPRQSSMSSGSGSGSMSSTSGLGSSLSFGSDLSSASGSGMISASSSTQSLNSAGLPKIKVEPISDIESEEEVEVTDISDEDPDERDEDFELFSHRHPRAPDHHHHHRLANGSAAAQHQAHPDEDLDEDVFKAPAPPPPGLMPFFTSQHTHSNVHRLLPTLKTEPVEPGDSNTPPPQTGSSGAPQTKCIPLKLRFKRRWSEDQRMEASQEESDDKKVRPEEERERERQSNGRMEMEEDGTGSGEGDSPPPLSYEGSLATPLRVSAELHRATAQLSLENKDC, encoded by the exons GGTTCGCCTTCCCAGACTGGGCTTACAAGCCTGAGTCGAGCCCTGGGTCCAGGCAGATCCAGCTGTGGCACTTCATCCTGGAGCTGCTCAGGAAAGAAGAATATCACGATGTCATCGCCTGGCAGGGGGACTACGGCGAGTTTGTCATCAAGGACCCAGATGAGGTGGCCCGACTCTGGGGGGCCAGGAAGTGTAAACCACAAATGAACTACGACAAGCTGAGCAGGGCACTGAG ATACTACTACAACAAGAGGATCCTCCATAAGACCAAAGGCAAGAGGTTTACCTATAAGTTCAACTTCAATAAACTGGTCTTGGTCAACTACCCCTTTATCGACATGGGCTCCACTG GAAGCAGCGTTCCTCAGAGCGCCCCTCCTGTCCCAACCGGTGCAGGGACTCACTTTCGCTTTCCACCTTCAACCCCCTCTGAAGTCCTCTCCCCGAACGAAGACCTACGCAGCCCTGGTGGGATGTTCAGCTCTGTGGCCCGGCGAATGGCTCGTGGCTCCGTCAGCGACTGCAGCGATGGCACCTCGGTCAATTCTGAGATTGAGGAGGGCAATACGggagcaggagaggacaggGGAGAGAGGGGTGTGAGTGGAGCAGGAGAAAGAGGACCTGGTGGAGGAGTAGGTTACCGAAGTATCATCCATCCCCGTCTATCTCATGAAACCCTGTTCCGGATGTATGGAGGAGCAGGAAACCCTCCCGGGCACCCAGGCTCCCGTGGCCCCACAGGGCACCGGATCCATCCAGAGCCCCTGTCACCCTTCCCTGTGTCCCCTCTGCCGGGGCCGGGAGGAGCCGGCCTCCTAgcccctcctctgtctccagcGCTCTCCATGACCCCGACATCTCACCTCCCCTACACTCCCTCACCTACCCTGTCACCCATGTTAGGCTCCCACTTCTCCTTCAACCCAGAAGACATGAAGCGCTACCTGCAGGCCCACACCCAGTCGGTTTACAACTACGGCCTGAGCCCCAGAGCTTTCCTCCAGTACCCCAACATCGTCATCCCTCAGCCCCACCGGCCCGCCGCAGACAAGGCCGGTCTGGCCGAGCGAGgcgagagagcagagagggcagcgacagcagggggaggagagaggggaggggagcgGCACCACCATCCACCTCTTGGTCACTCCGCCCACCACCATCCACATCCACCTCACTCTGCCCACCCTCACCCGCATTCTCATCCCATGCATCACCCACTCCACCTGGGTGAGGAGCCTCCACACATGTCTCCCTTCAAGTTCAAGCTGCAGCCACCACCGCTGGGCAGGAAGCAGAGGGACAGTCAAAGCCAGAGTAAACCTAGGCAGAGCTCCATGTCTTCTGGCTCAGGGTCTGGGTCCATGTCGTCGACCTCTGGCCTGGGGTCCTCGCTGTCGTTTGGCAGCGACCTGAGCTCAGCCAGCGGCTCAGGCatgatctctgcctcctcttcgACGCAGTCCCTAAACAGTGCAGGACTTCCCAAGATAAAG GTTGAGCCCATCTCTGATATTGAGtcagaggaagaggtggaggtgacCGACATTAGTGATGAGGACCCagatgagagagatgaagaTTTTGAGCTCTTCTCCCATCGCCACCCGAGAGCGCctgaccaccaccaccaccaccgccttGCTAACGGCTCAGCTGCAGCCCAACATCAAGCCCATCCTGATGAGGACCTGGACGAGGATGTCTTCAAAGCCCCTGCTCCGCCTCCACCTGGCTTGATGCCCTTCTTCACCTcgcagcacacacactccaatGTGCATCGCCTGCTGCCCACCCTCAAGACTGAACCTGTCGAACCAGGGGACAGTAACACACCCCCACCTCAGACAGGCTCATCGGGGGCTCCCCAGACGAAGTGCATCCCCCTCAAGCTGCGCTTCAAGAGGCGCTGGAGCGAAGACCAGCGCATGGAGGCCTCACAAGAGGAGTCAGACGACAAGAAAGTGCGACCGGAGGAGGAGcgggaaagagaaagacaaagtaaTGGGcggatggagatggaggaggacgGGACAGGCAGCGGAGAAGGGGACAGTCCTCCCCCGTTGTCGTATGAGGGCTCTTTAGCCACGCCGCTGAGGGTGAGCGCTGAGCTGCATCGTGCCACTGCACAGCTGTCTCTGGAGAACAAAGACTGCTGA